The Deltaproteobacteria bacterium genome includes a window with the following:
- a CDS encoding HAD family hydrolase: MNERKSPLPSIEAVVFDFDGTLAELHLDFGHMRAAILDLLGSYGLQSREFEHLYLLEMIEAGERRVAESAIERGKAFRTEAMLCIERMEVQAARQSRLYDGVKGMLSFIRNESILTGIITRNCHRAVETVFPDYTRYVDALLSREMTRRVKPDPGHLAELLAHLQIDADRVRMVGDHPIDIQVGKKLGTYTAAVLTGTGKPEELQRAQPDFLMGHVLEILDIIPFAHQNP, encoded by the coding sequence ATGAACGAAAGGAAATCCCCTCTTCCCTCAATCGAAGCCGTTGTCTTTGACTTCGACGGCACCCTGGCCGAATTGCACCTCGATTTCGGACACATGCGCGCCGCGATTCTCGATCTCCTCGGTTCCTACGGGTTGCAATCCCGTGAATTCGAGCATTTGTACCTCCTGGAAATGATCGAGGCCGGAGAAAGACGGGTTGCGGAAAGCGCCATCGAAAGAGGCAAAGCCTTCCGGACAGAGGCCATGCTGTGCATCGAAAGGATGGAAGTTCAGGCGGCCAGGCAATCCCGCCTGTACGACGGCGTCAAGGGCATGCTGTCCTTTATCCGGAACGAATCGATCTTGACGGGCATCATTACCAGAAACTGCCATCGGGCCGTTGAAACGGTCTTCCCCGATTATACCCGCTATGTCGATGCGCTGCTCAGCCGCGAGATGACCAGGCGTGTCAAGCCCGACCCGGGCCACCTGGCCGAGCTGCTCGCCCATTTGCAGATCGACGCCGACCGGGTCCGGATGGTGGGCGATCACCCCATCGACATCCAGGTCGGCAAGAAACTGGGTACATACACCGCCGCCGTTCTAACGGGAACGGGCAAACCTGAAGAACTCCAACGGGCACAACCGGATTTTCTCATGGGGCACGTCCTGGAAATCCTGGACATCATTCCCTTCGCTCATCAAAACCCATAG
- a CDS encoding phosphomannomutase/phosphoglucomutase translates to MINRDVFREYDIRGVVDTDLTPEFVLRLGRAIGTCARDGAVQTLALGRDCRLSSENLHETLKRGLNLAGVDVLDIGLCTTPMLYFAIRHLRTGGGVMITGSHNPPDFNGFKICIGPDTIYGDAIQRLYEVMVKGAFAAGTGRSTRTDMAEAYGDYLFRNVEIKNPPSIALDGGNGTGGLFALPLLRRFGCRVMDIHCDPDGRFPNHFPDPTVPENLKDLIRLVKEKKADLGIGYDGDADRIGVVTDRGDILWGDELLILFSRFVLEATPGATVIGDVKCSQKLYDDIAARGGRPIMWKVGHSLIKEKMKTEGALLAGEMSGHVFFADRYFGYDDATYATLRLLEILSRTGAKLSEMLDDLPRTFSTPEIRVNCPDAVKFRVVEAVKADFGEKYAVNTIDGLRITFPDGWGLLRPSNTQPVVVLRFESETESGLQAIRDLFESALREKMDELVP, encoded by the coding sequence ATGATCAACAGGGACGTTTTTCGTGAATATGACATCCGGGGGGTGGTCGATACGGACCTGACTCCGGAATTCGTTCTGCGGCTCGGCCGCGCGATCGGCACCTGCGCCCGCGACGGGGCGGTGCAAACACTCGCCCTCGGACGGGATTGCCGCCTCAGCTCGGAAAACCTGCACGAAACCCTGAAGCGGGGGCTGAATCTTGCCGGGGTCGATGTCCTCGATATCGGACTGTGCACAACACCCATGCTCTATTTTGCAATTCGTCATCTGCGCACGGGGGGCGGCGTCATGATCACCGGCAGTCATAACCCTCCGGATTTTAACGGTTTCAAGATATGCATCGGACCGGATACGATTTATGGTGACGCGATCCAGCGCCTTTATGAAGTCATGGTGAAGGGTGCTTTTGCCGCCGGAACGGGCCGTTCCACCCGGACGGATATGGCAGAGGCCTATGGGGATTATCTTTTTCGTAACGTCGAAATCAAAAACCCCCCGTCCATCGCCCTGGACGGAGGCAACGGTACGGGTGGACTCTTCGCGCTTCCCCTGCTGCGCCGCTTCGGCTGTCGTGTCATGGACATCCATTGTGATCCGGACGGCCGTTTCCCCAATCACTTCCCCGATCCCACCGTCCCCGAAAACCTGAAGGACCTGATTCGCCTTGTAAAGGAGAAAAAGGCAGACCTTGGAATCGGCTACGACGGTGATGCCGACCGGATCGGTGTCGTGACGGACCGGGGTGACATCCTTTGGGGCGATGAGCTGCTTATCCTCTTTTCCCGGTTCGTTCTGGAAGCCACTCCCGGAGCGACGGTTATCGGCGACGTCAAGTGTTCACAGAAGCTCTACGACGATATCGCCGCGCGGGGCGGCCGTCCGATCATGTGGAAAGTGGGACATTCATTGATCAAGGAAAAAATGAAAACGGAAGGGGCCCTCCTGGCGGGAGAGATGAGCGGGCATGTTTTTTTCGCGGACCGTTATTTCGGCTACGACGACGCCACATACGCGACGCTCCGGCTTCTGGAGATTCTTTCCCGGACAGGCGCTAAATTGAGCGAGATGCTGGATGACCTGCCGAGGACCTTTTCGACGCCGGAAATCCGTGTGAACTGCCCGGACGCCGTCAAGTTTCGTGTCGTCGAGGCCGTCAAGGCGGATTTTGGGGAAAAATACGCCGTCAACACGATCGACGGTCTGCGCATCACATTTCCCGACGGATGGGGCTTGCTTCGGCCTTCCAATACGCAGCCCGTTGTCGTTTTGAGGTTTGAATCGGAGACGGAGAGCGGGCTTCAGGCGATACGGGATCTTTTTGAATCCGCCCTCCGGGAGAAAATGGACGAACTGGTGCCGTGA
- a CDS encoding DUF4301 family protein, whose amino-acid sequence MAVTDLGPEDIRQIEKEGLNTDRVEGQIEKFLRGTTPVSLVRPCIPGDGVLTLTDAVIEEQIDRYDASRERLKVMKFVPASGAATRMFREWFSLLDADPADMGRGGASRVFMENIQRYAFSTDLDASMKRRGSSLEACLGEGRTGDIIRAVLMPAGLNYGYLPKALLAFHRYDKRNRTALEEHFVEAAGYGKSGDGVCRIHFTVSEEFLPPVRRHIEQAANAFGTPYGATFEVGLSVQKPSTNTLAVDMDNRPFRDDRGRLVFRPGGHGALLDNLNDLDADLVFIKNIDNVCHARLLGETIRYKKVLAGYLLQVRETVFRYLEILSSNDVPERAIPEIEDWCRRSLQVHLPPDYPALSGPRKVSVLIDTLNRPIRVCGMVKNTGEPGGGPFWVEDDTGGVSRQIIEAFQVDGGNEEQVRFWRSSTHFNPVDLVCSLRDFRGGKFDLHRYADQDAVCISVKSEKGRSLKALELPGLWNGSMSRWITLFLEVPIVTFNPVKTVEDLLRVEHLPG is encoded by the coding sequence ATGGCTGTGACGGATCTGGGGCCCGAGGACATAAGGCAAATTGAAAAGGAAGGATTGAACACGGACCGGGTGGAAGGGCAAATCGAAAAATTCCTTCGGGGAACGACGCCGGTCAGCCTTGTGAGGCCCTGCATCCCCGGTGACGGGGTTCTGACCCTGACTGACGCCGTGATCGAGGAACAAATCGACCGCTACGATGCGTCCAGGGAACGGCTGAAGGTCATGAAGTTCGTGCCGGCTTCCGGTGCCGCGACCCGGATGTTCAGGGAATGGTTTTCCCTTCTCGATGCAGATCCAGCCGATATGGGCAGGGGAGGGGCCTCGCGGGTTTTTATGGAAAACATCCAACGTTACGCCTTCTCCACGGATCTGGATGCCTCGATGAAACGGCGGGGTTCGAGCCTTGAGGCCTGTCTCGGGGAGGGGCGCACAGGGGACATCATCAGGGCCGTCCTCATGCCCGCGGGACTGAATTACGGGTATCTGCCGAAGGCCCTCCTCGCCTTTCACCGCTACGACAAAAGGAACAGAACGGCCCTGGAGGAACACTTCGTCGAGGCCGCGGGCTATGGCAAATCCGGCGACGGCGTCTGCCGCATCCATTTCACCGTTTCCGAAGAATTTCTGCCGCCGGTCCGTCGTCATATCGAACAGGCCGCCAATGCATTCGGGACGCCATACGGCGCAACCTTCGAGGTGGGTCTTTCCGTTCAGAAACCCTCGACAAACACCCTTGCCGTTGACATGGACAACCGTCCCTTTCGGGACGACCGGGGGCGGCTGGTCTTCCGGCCGGGTGGTCACGGCGCCCTGTTGGACAATCTGAACGATCTCGACGCGGATCTGGTGTTCATCAAGAATATCGATAATGTATGCCACGCCCGCCTGCTGGGGGAGACGATCCGGTACAAAAAAGTGCTTGCCGGTTACCTCCTTCAGGTAAGGGAAACCGTTTTCAGGTACCTGGAGATCCTCTCCTCCAACGATGTTCCCGAAAGGGCCATTCCTGAAATCGAGGACTGGTGCCGCCGGAGCCTTCAGGTTCACCTGCCGCCGGACTACCCCGCTTTATCGGGTCCTCGGAAGGTATCGGTGCTCATCGACACCCTGAACCGTCCTATTCGTGTTTGCGGCATGGTGAAAAACACCGGCGAACCCGGCGGCGGGCCCTTCTGGGTGGAAGACGACACGGGAGGCGTATCGCGACAGATCATCGAGGCGTTCCAGGTCGACGGCGGAAACGAGGAGCAGGTCCGCTTCTGGCGTTCCTCCACCCACTTCAACCCGGTGGATCTCGTTTGCAGTCTCAGGGACTTTCGCGGCGGGAAGTTTGACCTCCACCGTTACGCGGACCAGGACGCCGTATGTATTTCCGTCAAATCCGAAAAGGGGCGTTCCCTCAAGGCTCTGGAACTGCCGGGCCTGTGGAACGGTTCCATGTCCCGGTGGATCACGCTCTTTCTCGAAGTGCCCATCGTGACCTTCAACCCGGTGAAAACGGTGGAGGATCTCCTGAGGGTGGAGCACCTCCCCGGGTGA
- a CDS encoding tRNA 4-thiouridine(8) synthase ThiI, with amino-acid sequence MKAVALFSGGLDSILAVKLVESQGIEVQGVTFETPFFHARRAVAAASKIELPLQVIDITEEHLAMLRAPRYGYGKYLNPCIDCHAMMLRKAGDLLPRWQADFIITGEVLGQRPMSQTRQSLHVVAKYSGYQDLIVRPLSAKRLPVTRAEQEGLINREGLLDIHGRGRRRQMEAAASLGIGDYVPPAGGCLLTDPMFSKRLKDLFDHGDFDVTAIHLLKTGRHFRIADGVKVIVGRNQGDNLRIEKFAKDPDILIRMSDYPGPTTLVPGGCDEEEAQIAASLCVLYGDAPDGEPARLTMTRFGTSRTMESLPADRESALRWII; translated from the coding sequence TTGAAAGCCGTCGCACTTTTTTCCGGCGGTCTGGACAGTATTCTCGCCGTCAAGCTGGTCGAGAGCCAGGGCATCGAGGTTCAGGGGGTTACTTTTGAAACCCCTTTTTTTCATGCCCGCAGAGCCGTTGCCGCCGCTTCAAAAATAGAATTGCCCCTTCAGGTGATCGACATAACGGAAGAACATCTGGCCATGCTCCGGGCCCCCAGGTACGGCTACGGGAAATATCTCAATCCCTGCATCGACTGTCACGCCATGATGCTGAGAAAAGCGGGGGATCTCCTGCCCCGATGGCAGGCCGATTTCATCATCACCGGTGAAGTGCTGGGACAGCGGCCCATGTCGCAGACACGACAATCCCTCCATGTCGTCGCGAAGTACTCCGGTTACCAGGATCTGATTGTCAGACCCCTGAGCGCGAAACGGCTGCCCGTCACACGGGCCGAACAGGAGGGCCTCATCAACCGTGAAGGGCTCCTGGATATTCATGGCCGAGGCCGGCGCAGGCAAATGGAAGCGGCCGCCTCCCTCGGCATTGGTGATTACGTCCCGCCGGCCGGGGGATGCCTCCTGACGGACCCCATGTTTTCCAAACGCCTGAAGGACCTGTTCGACCATGGAGACTTCGACGTAACGGCGATCCACCTCCTCAAGACGGGAAGACACTTCAGAATCGCCGACGGGGTCAAAGTGATTGTGGGACGCAACCAGGGGGATAATCTGCGGATCGAAAAATTCGCGAAGGACCCTGACATCCTGATCAGGATGAGCGATTACCCGGGGCCGACAACCCTGGTGCCCGGAGGATGCGACGAGGAGGAGGCCCAAATCGCCGCTTCCCTGTGTGTCCTTTACGGCGACGCACCGGACGGGGAACCGGCCAGGCTGACCATGACCCGTTTCGGTACATCCCGGACCATGGAATCGTTGCCGGCGGACAGGGAAAGCGCCCTCCGCTGGATCATCTGA
- a CDS encoding MFS transporter encodes MNPRTKYFILLLLLAANLLNYIDRQILYAIFPLIKADFHLSDTQLGLLGSAFMLSYMVFAPLLGWIGDHVRHARLASGGLTLWSAATALSGLAGSYPLLLFSRSLVGVGEASFGVVSPAMLSAVFPREARGRVLSFFYLAIPVGSALGYLLGGILGFHFGWQAAFLLVALPGLFLAAPLWFIPQSHLPVRNRGGAAGKGKSAVNPYLSLFRNRSYMLNAMAMAAMTFALGGLAQWIPTFLYRYHHLNIMEANTAFGGITVAAGICGTLAGGWMGDFFQKKTKKGYLLVSAAGFFLSIPCCVFAIATPDFHTCMIAIFLAECLLFLNTGPLNTIIVNVSHPFHRATAFALNIFIIHALGDAISPSVIGWLSDLSGLRSSLLTAPLFIFFALLFCLACCRFIDADMARAEQADENLS; translated from the coding sequence TTGAATCCGAGGACAAAATACTTCATTCTCCTGCTGCTTCTCGCCGCAAACCTTCTCAATTACATCGATCGACAGATTCTGTATGCGATTTTCCCCCTCATCAAGGCGGATTTCCATCTTTCGGACACGCAACTCGGTCTTCTCGGCTCCGCGTTCATGCTCTCCTACATGGTCTTCGCCCCGCTTTTGGGATGGATCGGCGACCATGTACGCCATGCCCGCCTGGCATCGGGCGGTCTGACCCTCTGGAGTGCGGCCACGGCCCTGTCCGGTCTTGCCGGCTCCTACCCGCTGCTGCTTTTTTCACGTTCCCTCGTCGGGGTCGGGGAAGCGAGTTTCGGCGTGGTTTCGCCGGCCATGCTCTCGGCGGTTTTCCCTCGGGAGGCCCGCGGCCGGGTGTTGTCCTTCTTCTATCTGGCCATCCCCGTGGGCAGCGCCCTGGGTTACCTCCTTGGGGGCATACTGGGGTTTCACTTCGGATGGCAGGCGGCGTTTCTCCTGGTCGCCCTGCCCGGCCTTTTCCTGGCCGCTCCCCTGTGGTTCATCCCCCAGTCCCATCTCCCCGTTCGGAATCGGGGCGGCGCAGCCGGCAAAGGGAAGTCCGCCGTGAATCCCTATTTATCGCTTTTCCGCAACCGCTCCTACATGCTCAACGCCATGGCCATGGCGGCGATGACTTTCGCCCTGGGCGGGCTGGCCCAGTGGATACCGACCTTCCTCTATCGATATCATCACCTCAACATCATGGAAGCCAACACGGCCTTCGGAGGCATCACCGTCGCCGCCGGCATCTGCGGCACCCTGGCGGGCGGATGGATGGGGGACTTCTTTCAGAAAAAAACAAAGAAGGGATACCTTCTCGTCTCCGCCGCGGGCTTTTTCCTGAGCATCCCCTGTTGTGTTTTTGCCATTGCAACCCCCGATTTCCATACCTGCATGATTGCGATCTTTCTGGCCGAATGCCTCCTCTTTCTCAATACGGGCCCCCTGAACACCATCATCGTGAACGTCTCCCATCCGTTTCATCGTGCCACCGCCTTCGCCCTGAACATCTTCATCATCCACGCCCTCGGTGACGCGATCTCCCCTTCCGTAATCGGTTGGCTTTCCGATCTGTCCGGACTCCGTTCGTCCCTCCTGACGGCCCCCCTTTTCATCTTCTTCGCCCTGCTCTTTTGTCTTGCCTGCTGCCGTTTCATCGATGCGGACATGGCCCGTGCCGAACAGGCGGATGAAAACCTTTCGTAA
- a CDS encoding HD domain-containing protein: protein MKPIANLFFEMGMLKKTPRSGFQFLGTGGESVAEHVFQTIFIGYTLCKLEKAADELRVMKMCLVHDLPEARTGDMNYVNKKYVTVDEGKAVTDLAETLFFGDDIEGAISEFNAGKTLESKLAHDADQLALILQLKENGDLGNKYSGEWIDFALKRLCTDTAKKVAQAILDTDSAEWWFGEKGDWWVTANNDRGRHDK, encoded by the coding sequence ATGAAACCCATTGCCAACCTTTTTTTCGAGATGGGGATGCTGAAGAAAACGCCCCGTTCGGGATTCCAGTTTCTGGGGACCGGTGGCGAATCGGTTGCGGAACATGTTTTCCAGACCATTTTTATCGGTTATACCCTGTGTAAACTGGAAAAGGCCGCGGACGAACTGAGGGTCATGAAGATGTGCCTGGTCCATGACCTGCCGGAAGCGCGAACGGGGGATATGAACTATGTCAACAAGAAGTATGTGACCGTAGATGAGGGGAAGGCGGTCACGGATCTCGCGGAGACCCTTTTTTTCGGTGACGATATTGAGGGGGCTATTTCGGAGTTCAACGCCGGCAAAACGCTGGAATCGAAACTGGCCCATGACGCCGACCAGTTGGCCCTGATTTTACAGTTGAAGGAAAACGGCGATCTGGGCAACAAGTACAGCGGGGAATGGATCGACTTCGCCCTGAAAAGGCTGTGCACGGACACGGCGAAGAAGGTGGCGCAGGCGATTCTGGATACGGATTCGGCGGAATGGTGGTTCGGGGAAAAGGGTGACTGGTGGGTAACGGCAAACAACGATCGAGGTCGGCATGACAAGTAG
- a CDS encoding tetratricopeptide repeat protein — MTSRKIRVLFFSFIFLFALGCVTTEPHQRKAQDHLAMGVAFLQSGQSTDALRELFVAEKMRPDDPEVHYYLGIAYLAKELPDRAMSEFQKAVRLNPSYSEAHNYVGTLFLEGGQYAPAIAAFDRALANILYDTPAVALYNRGWAFYRMGDYEASLASYRQAAKDTGARALAAPLEKNMGLSCLALKRYGDAAAHFTASLGHAPEDAEAKYLLAVTRVRQKNYGEAMRLFTETMKESPDSEFGVKAGVMREKMTKGRYGEIR; from the coding sequence ATGACAAGTAGAAAAATTCGTGTCCTGTTCTTCAGTTTCATTTTTCTGTTCGCCCTGGGTTGCGTCACGACGGAACCCCATCAGAGGAAGGCCCAGGATCACCTCGCCATGGGCGTCGCCTTCCTGCAGTCGGGGCAGTCCACCGACGCCCTGCGGGAACTGTTCGTGGCGGAAAAAATGAGGCCCGACGACCCCGAGGTCCATTACTATCTGGGTATTGCCTATCTGGCGAAGGAACTTCCCGACCGGGCCATGTCCGAGTTTCAGAAGGCGGTACGCCTGAACCCGAGCTACTCCGAAGCGCATAACTATGTCGGCACCCTCTTTCTCGAAGGAGGTCAGTATGCGCCGGCTATCGCCGCTTTCGACCGGGCCCTTGCGAACATCCTGTACGATACGCCCGCCGTCGCCTTGTACAACCGGGGCTGGGCGTTTTATAGAATGGGGGACTACGAGGCATCCCTGGCCAGTTACCGGCAGGCCGCGAAGGACACCGGCGCCCGCGCCCTGGCGGCCCCTCTGGAAAAAAACATGGGGTTGTCGTGCCTTGCCCTGAAACGGTACGGTGACGCCGCCGCGCATTTCACCGCCTCCCTGGGCCACGCGCCGGAAGACGCGGAGGCCAAGTACCTGCTGGCCGTGACCAGGGTGCGGCAGAAAAACTACGGCGAGGCGATGCGGCTTTTCACGGAAACGATGAAGGAATCGCCCGATTCCGAATTCGGTGTGAAGGCGGGGGTCATGCGGGAGAAAATGACGAAGGGGCGCTACGGGGAGATCAGGTAA
- the ychF gene encoding redox-regulated ATPase YchF: protein MEIGILGLPQSGKSTLFEIMTGLNSRDRHGEQCVHGVSPVPDERFDRLVEIYRPAKISPAQVPFIDVNASGEKAWDAVRRNMGHVDGFIHVIDGFTTGEVQDIAAQYRKLTDDLILADMLMVENRLERMGKAPKKAMGPLETLQAALLPRIHDQLGKGGVIRELAFTEDEMKALKNFAFWTIRPELVVLNVGEENPPDMGEVRKALPPRTTVVDISCRMEMEIMGLREEDRRDFLVSLGVSEPAYEKVIRQAFLLLGRISYFTVGEDEVKAWVVPGGVRAPQAAGVIHGDFERGFIKAEVVGYEAFMACNGSMSRVRASGKMRLEGRDYIVRDGDIMTFRFNV, encoded by the coding sequence TTGGAAATCGGTATCCTTGGGTTGCCCCAGAGCGGCAAGAGCACTTTGTTTGAAATCATGACGGGCTTGAACAGTCGGGACCGGCACGGGGAACAGTGCGTCCACGGCGTCTCGCCCGTTCCCGATGAACGGTTCGACAGGCTGGTCGAAATCTACAGGCCGGCGAAGATATCCCCGGCACAGGTCCCCTTTATCGATGTGAACGCCTCGGGAGAAAAGGCATGGGACGCCGTCAGGCGGAATATGGGCCACGTCGATGGGTTCATTCACGTCATCGACGGTTTTACGACGGGAGAGGTGCAGGACATTGCCGCTCAGTACCGTAAGCTGACGGATGACCTGATCCTCGCCGACATGCTCATGGTGGAGAACCGCCTGGAAAGAATGGGGAAGGCGCCGAAAAAAGCGATGGGCCCCCTCGAAACACTCCAGGCCGCGCTGTTGCCCCGGATTCACGATCAGCTTGGAAAGGGCGGGGTGATCCGGGAACTGGCCTTTACGGAGGATGAAATGAAGGCCCTGAAAAATTTCGCATTCTGGACCATACGGCCCGAGCTGGTCGTCCTCAATGTCGGTGAAGAAAACCCCCCCGACATGGGGGAGGTCAGGAAAGCACTGCCTCCCCGTACCACCGTAGTCGATATTTCCTGCCGGATGGAAATGGAAATCATGGGGCTCCGTGAAGAGGACCGGCGGGACTTTCTCGTGTCCCTGGGGGTTTCCGAGCCCGCTTACGAAAAGGTCATTCGGCAGGCCTTCCTCCTTCTCGGCCGCATCTCCTACTTCACCGTCGGCGAGGACGAGGTCAAGGCCTGGGTGGTCCCCGGCGGGGTCAGGGCGCCCCAGGCGGCGGGGGTCATTCACGGGGACTTCGAACGGGGTTTTATCAAGGCCGAAGTGGTCGGTTACGAGGCATTCATGGCCTGCAACGGCTCCATGAGCCGGGTCAGGGCGTCGGGGAAAATGCGCCTGGAGGGCAGGGATTACATCGTCAGAGATGGTGACATCATGACCTTTCGTTTCAATGTTTGA
- a CDS encoding LysM peptidoglycan-binding domain-containing protein — MWKGWLVLVFFLLPPILGLSWVDAREDTALLSFQKLLPAEELGKPYVIRSGDTLYGIIRRRLGIRSAKEAEAALDLIKKLNPQITDPRKIRPGQSIVLPDQETPGEKDAFGVKTVFYKVKKGDSLERILMTQLNVRRSEMSKILLDVKEMNPRLTNVDHIVVNQVLRLPGATPEGDTGDSYLTEDVQGADFDPDKPVVLSESLKRNLLLSGEVLNRFRATLITSGQYYIPLEQYGQIVIDCSSIPMVEFDDGSIVFIELKTRLPERVKTLIRERWPDYRFTTAHEKDTLVSILRKVFNQSTPYRMKQGGKYTLGEKMTVHITPGWTVEQTGTPDDDGKPLRQGLVFYRDASRALPGYLPALLSAQGITLTEVALDSGIIRDGTDMAEASAAPDLAGSSQTDLVHNLLVLLGEEAAKDVEINLFDRKRRGFNLTMRADIMMKKDGKRVVVSFGKIPREFSDMLKKDGTEILPLNKADSSLKIITRVLGYLNVSHTFNYFRLTVNHPDDPEAPFITAIFPALQVYRENKFLYYLVDFPFDPEFYSYFKQLKEVSIIRY, encoded by the coding sequence ATGTGGAAAGGGTGGCTCGTCCTGGTTTTTTTCCTCCTGCCGCCGATCCTCGGCCTGTCGTGGGTGGACGCCAGGGAGGACACGGCGTTGCTGTCCTTTCAGAAACTCCTTCCGGCGGAGGAATTGGGCAAACCCTATGTCATCCGGTCGGGAGACACCCTTTACGGGATCATCCGCAGGCGTCTGGGAATCCGGTCGGCCAAAGAGGCGGAGGCGGCCCTCGATCTGATCAAAAAACTCAACCCCCAAATCACGGATCCCCGTAAGATCCGTCCGGGGCAATCAATCGTTCTGCCGGATCAGGAAACCCCGGGCGAGAAGGATGCTTTCGGTGTCAAGACCGTTTTTTACAAGGTTAAAAAAGGGGATTCCCTGGAAAGGATCCTCATGACGCAGTTGAACGTCAGGAGGAGCGAGATGAGCAAAATCCTCCTGGACGTCAAGGAGATGAATCCGCGTCTGACGAACGTGGATCACATCGTGGTCAACCAGGTCCTCCGCCTGCCCGGCGCGACTCCGGAAGGAGACACGGGAGACAGCTACCTCACCGAGGATGTCCAGGGCGCGGATTTTGATCCGGACAAGCCCGTCGTCCTCTCGGAGAGCCTGAAACGGAACCTCCTGCTGTCGGGAGAGGTTTTGAACCGTTTCAGGGCGACCCTTATCACAAGCGGACAATACTACATCCCCCTGGAACAGTATGGCCAGATCGTTATCGATTGCTCGTCCATCCCCATGGTGGAGTTCGACGACGGAAGCATCGTTTTCATCGAACTGAAAACCCGTCTGCCCGAGCGCGTCAAGACGCTGATCCGGGAACGCTGGCCGGATTACCGTTTCACCACGGCCCATGAAAAGGACACCCTCGTCAGCATCTTGAGGAAAGTCTTCAACCAGTCGACCCCTTACCGCATGAAACAGGGCGGCAAATACACCCTGGGCGAAAAAATGACGGTTCACATCACACCGGGATGGACCGTTGAGCAAACGGGCACCCCGGACGACGACGGAAAGCCCCTCCGCCAGGGACTCGTCTTTTATCGGGACGCATCCCGTGCCCTGCCCGGATACCTCCCGGCATTGCTCTCGGCTCAGGGGATCACGTTGACCGAAGTGGCCCTGGACTCCGGTATTATCCGTGACGGAACGGACATGGCGGAGGCTTCCGCCGCGCCGGACCTGGCGGGATCATCACAAACGGATCTGGTTCACAACCTGCTGGTTCTTCTGGGGGAAGAGGCGGCCAAGGACGTGGAAATCAACCTTTTCGACAGGAAGAGGCGAGGTTTCAATCTGACCATGCGGGCCGACATCATGATGAAAAAGGACGGCAAGCGGGTCGTTGTATCATTCGGGAAGATTCCCCGGGAATTTTCCGATATGCTGAAAAAGGACGGCACGGAAATTCTACCGCTGAACAAGGCGGATTCCAGTCTGAAGATCATCACCCGGGTACTCGGCTACTTGAACGTATCCCATACCTTCAATTATTTTCGTCTCACGGTGAATCATCCCGATGATCCGGAAGCCCCTTTCATCACGGCTATCTTCCCGGCCCTGCAAGTTTACAGGGAGAATAAATTTCTGTATTACCTCGTGGATTTTCCCTTTGATCCCGAGTTCTATTCCTATTTCAAACAGTTGAAGGAGGTAAGCATTATCCGCTATTGA